In Clostridium omnivorum, the DNA window TAGAAGAGCAATTGTTACAAACTAGGTCTCTAAAGGATAAGATCGATACATATTCTATAGTTGCTGAAAAATATCAAATCGATATTTCTGGTAAGCTTAATAATCTTCAAAATCAGATTGTAAATCTGAATGCCCTTGCAGAAGTATTGAGAAATATTTCTGCAGCACCTAAACAGGAAATAACTAAAACAAATCAAAATAGGACAGAGGAAATAAAGGATGTTCAAACAGGAATAACTGTTTATAACCATTATGAGTATGATAAGTTGATTTCCAGTGAAATGCTAACAGGTAAAAAGAAAAACTATGATGTAGAGTATGATGATCAAGGCAGAATAGTTAGAAGTCGAAATTATGGTAGTAATGGTGATATTGCTACTGAGTTGGAGTTTTATACCAATGGGCAAGTTAAAAGGCGTACTGAAAAAGTAATGGTCAATGGGAAATTACAGACTGTTAAGAGTGAATTTGATGAACAAGGAAACAAATTAAAATAAGGAGGCATAAAGAGATGTTTTTAAATTTATTAAGTGAAAAAGAGGGGAAAAACTTTTTGCAATTAGCTACTATTGCAATGAAGGTTAATGGAATAATTGAGGAAAGAGAGAAGGCAGTATTCCAAACATATAGATTAGAATTAGGAATACATGATTACAAATTGCAAAACAAAGAACTAACAGATTTGGTTACAGCTTTCCAAGCCAGTACAAAGAAGGTCAAGCGAGCAATAATTATAGAATTGTCTGGTGTTTTAAATGCTGATGAAGAAATTGATATAGCTGAAGAAAATTGGATTCTCAAACTTGGGAATGAATGGGGATTCCGTGACTCGGAAGTCCGTAAGATGATAAGGTGGGCTCAGGACTTTAATGATTTATTAGCTGAAGGTTACGAATACATTAATAAATAAAGGAGGAAGTAATATGGGTTTTTTTGGTGGGCTGGTTAGTAAAGTTAAATCATGCGCTAATGCTGTTGTTGACAAGGTAAAACAGGGTGCGAGTTATATTAAACATAAAGTTACGAATGTTTGGACAAGTTTTACAGGAAAGAAGTACTTTGATGAAGCAGAAGGTTTATATGATAAAATAACTGAAAGATATTATTTAAGGCAAAAGCAATTCGAAGATGATGTAGATAGCTATACAGACTTGATTGAAAAACATGTGAAGGTTATTAATAAAAGCAAAGAAAAAATCAAATTTGGACTTCTCCCTGAAATGTCACATAAACTGAAAAAGATAAAGGATATTTCTGTTTCAGGTGATTTTACAGTAGAGGCATATATGGCTGAAATATTGTCCGTTGATAGTGTTCGTTCCAAAACTGAATTGTATAAGATTGATTTTAATAAGCATAAGTTTAAAACGACGTTTCAAGCTATCTTTACATTAGGATTTTATACAAGAAAAAAAGCCAAGGAAACATTGTATGCTGTACAGGAAGAGGAACAGAAAATCAATGCAGAAATTGCCAAGATGGATGCAGAAATAGTTAAACTCCAGGCAATCGAGAAGTCCTTGGAAAATGTAGAAG includes these proteins:
- a CDS encoding DNA repair protein — its product is MGFFGGLVSKVKSCANAVVDKVKQGASYIKHKVTNVWTSFTGKKYFDEAEGLYDKITERYYLRQKQFEDDVDSYTDLIEKHVKVINKSKEKIKFGLLPEMSHKLKKIKDISVSGDFTVEAYMAEILSVDSVRSKTELYKIDFNKHKFKTTFQAIFTLGFYTRKKAKETLYAVQEEEQKINAEIAKMDAEIVKLQAIEKSLENVEVYFTFLIELYGNLLVRLDNSINFLYVRCMSFAHKLVHTEMSIRRLPVMQQKEVEAIINASKILKAMTDAQITSLENADKVNNYSKDMKQQYTELNKVYEVA